Part of the Weissella coleopterorum genome is shown below.
CGCCCATTCCTTTGAGCCAAATTCAAGATCTTCTAATTGATGCCGAAAAGGACTATAAAAGGATCCAACTGTCGGATTTTTTTCCAAAGCAGCTTCTACTCGTTCTAAACGTGCGATTTGTTCATCACTAAAAAATGGTCCAGCCAAATAAATATTTTTCATCCTAAATGTCCTCTTTCTAAATCCACGTATGGTCGTCACTTACCTAATCATTTTACCTTAATTTCTTAGTGTAAACTAGCATTAATTACAATTACAAATTCATTGTTTTTCATATTGTCTTTGCTCTTGTTGCAGACCGGTTAAGACATATAGAGCGGGATCAGCAGCTCCATCTAGCTGACGATCAGCAGCTCCATTTAGGGTCGCTTGAAACATTGCTTCATATTCTGGGATAGATAATTTAATTCTTTCGGCTAACAAATCATCAAGCTGATTTGGCACCAACATTTGTTGATAATCTGCTTGGATAATCCCCGAATAAAATTCACCTTCTGCTCCTGATCCGTATGAAAACAGTCCGATCCGATCGCCCGCCACTAAATCGGTACTATGGCGCAATAGTGATAATAAACTCAGATAAAGCGAGCCCGTGTATAAATTACCAAATTTTTTATTATCTAGCCGACTTGCCTCAAATTGCGCTAGTAAACGGGCTTGTTGGTCTGCATCAGCTTCAGGCAATATTTGTCGTAAGCCTTTTAACCCCATTTTGGTATAAGGCAAATGAAAAACAAAGGCCTTAAAATCGTTAATATCCTTTCCAGTAACTTTCCGGTAACGTTCCCATAGTTCCACAAAAAATTCTTGATAGACATTATTTGAAAATTTACCATCTACGCGGGCTTCAGTCGCATAAGTTGGCCGCCAAAAATCCATAACTTCTTTCGTCATAAACTGATTATCCCGTTCAAGTGTCATAATCCGAGGATTAGCGGTCACCATCATCGCAACTGCTCCACCCCCTTGTGTCACTTCTCCACCGGTCCTTAGACCATAGCGAGCAATATCACTAGCCACAACTAAAACCTTTTTGGTTGGATTCAATTCAACATAATCACGAGCTTGCATCAGACCATAGGTTCCCGCATAACATGCTTGTTTAATTTCAATGGTCCGTGCAAAGGGTTGAATATTTAATAATCGTTGTAAATATGCTGCAGCTGATTTTGAATGATCTACTCCGGATTCAGTAGCAAAAATAATTAAATCCAATTGTTGTCGATCTAAGTCAGTTAAAATTGGTTCGGCCGCATTTGCCGCCATCGTAACTGCATCCTGCGTTGGTGGAATCACTGCTTGCTGACTCTGACCAATTCCAACCAAATATTTATTTGGATCTTGGTCCCGAGCCAGTGCTAAATCAACCATATCAATATAATAATTTGGTGAAAAAAAACTAATTTGATCAATTCCTACTTGCATTTAATTCTCCCTTGCCGTTAATTGAATAATTCTCTTTACAATTGCGCGCGCCGTTTCAATTTTACTTAATAGTGGTAAATCAACATTTGGCTGACCAGGTTCGATTAATGTAACTTGATTTTGGTCGACTCCAAAGCCACGATCACTCTTACTAACATCATTGGCAATCAAAAGATCGGCATTCTTTTTTTTCAACTTTGCTTGAGCGTGCGTGATTAAATCATTAGTCTCTGCCGCAAACGCGATCACTTTTTGATGCCCTTTTTTGGCTCCAAAGTGCGCTATCAAATCTGGATTTTGCGTTAATTGAAGCTCTAAGCCTTGTCCATTATTTTTTTTAATTTTTTGAGTTGCCACCTGTGCTGCTCTAAAATCAGCAACCGCCGCAGCCATTACCAAACCATCACTTTGATCAAACCGTTGCTCCAAAGCGAATTCCATTTCGTGCGCCGTTTGGACCGTTACCACTTTTACTCCCCATGGAGCTTTTAAGTCGACCGTTGAAATGAGAGTCACTTGTGCTCCAGCTTCAACCAGAGCTTGGGCCAGGGCATAGCCCATCTTACCCGATGAGCGATTCCCAATAAAACGGACCGGGTCCAATGCTTCTTTCGTCCCACCAGCCGTCACTAAATAATTCTTCCCCGCTAAAGGTGTTTTTTGTTGCTGACGTAAATTGATTTCAGCTTGTTCAAAAAGCACTTCTGGTTCCGGTAGCCTACCCATTCCCGCATACCCTTCAGCTAACATTCCATAAGTTGGTTCCAAAATAATAACTTGGTCTGCTCTTAATTGATCTAAATTGCGCTGTATAGCCGGATTATGATACATGTTTTCATTCATCGCTGGGGCGACCAATAACGGCGTATGGCGCGCCAGAAGAAGCGTACTAGCCACATCGTCGCCAATTCCTTGAGCGATCTTACTAATGATGTTGGCTGTCGCTGGAACCACAAACATTAAATCTGCCCAATCAGCTAATTCAATGTGTGGCACTTTTCCAGTCGCGGTCTCTTTAAATAGGTCTGTCAATACCGGCCGTTTGGTTAAGACAGCAAAAGTCTTTTCAGTCACAAATTCCTGTGCACTAGCAGTCATCACTACTTGAACGGCTGCTCCCGCTTTAATTAAAAGCCGAACAAAGACTGCTGCTTTATAGGCCGCGATTCCACCAGTTACAATTAACACAATTTTTTTATCTTTAAACATTTCACCGTACCTCAATGCTTCTTTTCAATTGATGGTTTTACCCAATCAGATTCAGCCATAAAACTACAATTATGTATAACTAATTGTCGCTTAACTAGATTTTTGGAGACTAAATTGTTAAATCTATTTTAGCATAACCATTCCGTTTAAATATATTTCCATCTTATTTTATAAAAATCAAAAATTAATTTCAAAAAACACTTGCATAGTTTCTATATTCTTGATATTATATTATTTGTTGTTAAGTAACAGCAAATATATTATGGCTCATTGGTCAAGCGGTTAAGACTCCGGTTTTTCACACCGGCATCCAGGGTTCGACTCCCTGATGAGCTATCGTCCTTAAGTGTGTCTACGTTTAGTAGATACACTTATTTTTTTATCTACTAATGAAAAATCAGCCATTTAAAATGGCTGCTTTTTGCTTTACAATTTCATAAATTCATTCTTTAAAAATCGAATTGCTCTGGATCAGGTCCTACACGCACGTCTCGATTCAAAGCACTAATATTTTGCATTTCCATCTCAGTCAATTCAAAATCATCTAACTCAGCATTTTCCTTTAGACGATCGGCCTTAATAGACTTCGTAATCACAATCAAATCTTGCTGTAAATCCCACTTCAAAATAATTTGGGCCGGATTTTTATGATATTTCTTAGCCAAATTTAATAAGACTGGTTCTTGAAATAATTTCCCTTGCATCAATGGCGACCACGCTTCCGCAACAAGCTCTCGCTCAAATAATGTTTTGCGCAATGGAACTTGCGTTAACTTAGGATGTAATTCAATTTGATTCACTACCGGATTCACCGTCTTAAAAGTATCTAGCATTGATAAATGCGTATCGTTAAAATTACTAACTCCAATCGCCTTAATCTTACCTAATTTATACATCATTTCGAGGGCTTGCCACGTTGCTTTAAAACTAGTTTGACCGGGCCAGTGAATTAAATACAAATCTAAATAGTCCAATTGGAGCTTGGCAAGGCTATCCTCCACCGCTGCAACCGCTTCATCAAAACTCAAATTATCATTCCAAATCTTTGACGTCACAAATAGATCTTCTCGTCTGAGGCCCGTTGCAGCTAAACCAGCTTGAATTCCAACACCGGTTCCTTCTTCATTTCCATAAATTTGAGCAGTATCAATTAAGCGATACCCATTAATAATCCCTTGTTCTACTACCGCTGCCGTTTGATCATTTGGAATTTGAAAGACCCCAAGTCCCATTTGTGGCATTTGGAGACCATTATTTAATTTAATCTTCTTATCCAGTGTTTTTAGCATTTTTACCACACCTCTTTTCTCATCAGTACTTCTATATATAATAAGTGCTGAGCAAACTAACCAGTACCCACTTTAAAGTTCGTTACTGACTTCAAAGTACCTCCAATCTAAAATAAAACGAATAATCATCAACCATTCCCACTCACTAGGTACAGTTGATGATTACTCGTGTTCATTAATTTAATTCTGCGTAGGTAGCCCCTTGATCCGGCCCAGTAAAGTTAAATTGCTTCACTGCTCGATGCGAACGAAGGTATTCATGTGTTCCTTTTCGAATCGCACCCGTTCCTTTTCCATGAATAATCTCAACACTAGATAAATTATTCAGTAACGCGCTATCAATAAACCGGTCCAATTCATGCATTGCAGCCTCATACCGAACTCCGCGCAGATCCAATGTTGCTGAAGCATTGGCCCGATTTGTTGCCTGATTTAAACTGACATTACGCTTTGACTTCGCATTGACATTATTTTTAACCTGCTTAGTCTTATTCGTTTGGGTCGCCATGACTCCAGATTGCTTTTCAATTTCAG
Proteins encoded:
- the coaBC gene encoding bifunctional phosphopantothenoylcysteine decarboxylase/phosphopantothenate--cysteine ligase CoaBC codes for the protein MFKDKKIVLIVTGGIAAYKAAVFVRLLIKAGAAVQVVMTASAQEFVTEKTFAVLTKRPVLTDLFKETATGKVPHIELADWADLMFVVPATANIISKIAQGIGDDVASTLLLARHTPLLVAPAMNENMYHNPAIQRNLDQLRADQVIILEPTYGMLAEGYAGMGRLPEPEVLFEQAEINLRQQQKTPLAGKNYLVTAGGTKEALDPVRFIGNRSSGKMGYALAQALVEAGAQVTLISTVDLKAPWGVKVVTVQTAHEMEFALEQRFDQSDGLVMAAAVADFRAAQVATQKIKKNNGQGLELQLTQNPDLIAHFGAKKGHQKVIAFAAETNDLITHAQAKLKKKNADLLIANDVSKSDRGFGVDQNQVTLIEPGQPNVDLPLLSKIETARAIVKRIIQLTAREN
- a CDS encoding hydroxymethylglutaryl-CoA synthase, whose product is MQVGIDQISFFSPNYYIDMVDLALARDQDPNKYLVGIGQSQQAVIPPTQDAVTMAANAAEPILTDLDRQQLDLIIFATESGVDHSKSAAAYLQRLLNIQPFARTIEIKQACYAGTYGLMQARDYVELNPTKKVLVVASDIARYGLRTGGEVTQGGGAVAMMVTANPRIMTLERDNQFMTKEVMDFWRPTYATEARVDGKFSNNVYQEFFVELWERYRKVTGKDINDFKAFVFHLPYTKMGLKGLRQILPEADADQQARLLAQFEASRLDNKKFGNLYTGSLYLSLLSLLRHSTDLVAGDRIGLFSYGSGAEGEFYSGIIQADYQQMLVPNQLDDLLAERIKLSIPEYEAMFQATLNGAADRQLDGAADPALYVLTGLQQEQRQYEKQ
- a CDS encoding aldo/keto reductase, with product MLKTLDKKIKLNNGLQMPQMGLGVFQIPNDQTAAVVEQGIINGYRLIDTAQIYGNEEGTGVGIQAGLAATGLRREDLFVTSKIWNDNLSFDEAVAAVEDSLAKLQLDYLDLYLIHWPGQTSFKATWQALEMMYKLGKIKAIGVSNFNDTHLSMLDTFKTVNPVVNQIELHPKLTQVPLRKTLFERELVAEAWSPLMQGKLFQEPVLLNLAKKYHKNPAQIILKWDLQQDLIVITKSIKADRLKENAELDDFELTEMEMQNISALNRDVRVGPDPEQFDF